A single genomic interval of Nostoc commune NIES-4072 harbors:
- a CDS encoding inorganic diphosphatase, whose protein sequence is MDLSRIPAQPKPGLINVLIEITGKSKNKYEYDKELEAFALDRVLYSSVQYPYDYGFVPNTLADDGDPLDGMVIIDEPTFPGCVIAARPIGFLEMIDGGDRDEKILCVPDKDPRYTQVKSLNDLAPHRLDEIAEFFRSYKNLEKKVTEILGWQDVDKVAALVEKSVKAYRG, encoded by the coding sequence GTGGACTTATCTCGTATTCCTGCCCAACCGAAACCAGGTCTAATCAACGTTCTGATTGAAATTACTGGCAAAAGTAAAAATAAATACGAATACGATAAGGAACTAGAAGCTTTTGCTCTAGACCGAGTACTTTATTCCTCGGTACAATATCCTTATGACTACGGCTTTGTACCTAATACTTTGGCTGATGATGGCGATCCCCTTGATGGTATGGTCATAATTGACGAGCCAACCTTTCCAGGCTGTGTGATTGCTGCACGACCCATTGGCTTTTTGGAGATGATTGACGGTGGCGATCGCGATGAAAAAATCCTTTGTGTTCCTGACAAAGATCCGCGCTACACTCAGGTCAAATCCCTGAATGACTTAGCGCCACACCGCTTAGATGAAATTGCCGAATTTTTCCGTAGTTATAAAAATTTGGAAAAAAAGGTGACTGAAATCCTCGGTTGGCAAGATGTGGACAAAGTTGCAGCTTTAGTAGAAAAATCCGTCAAAGCTTATAGAGGATAA
- the panD gene encoding aspartate 1-decarboxylase gives MQRTLLLAKIHNCTLTGANINYVGSISIDEMLLEKAGILPYEQVQVVNSANGQRFITYAIPAPAHSGVIELNGGAARLGIIGDRLIIMTYGQFTPEELKSYSPTVVIVDEKNRLLEVRHYDDLLSKV, from the coding sequence ATGCAGCGCACTCTCCTTTTGGCAAAAATTCATAACTGCACCCTTACTGGGGCGAATATCAACTATGTAGGTAGTATTAGCATTGATGAAATGCTTTTGGAAAAAGCTGGCATCTTACCTTATGAGCAGGTGCAAGTAGTTAATAGTGCCAATGGTCAGCGCTTTATTACTTATGCGATCCCGGCTCCAGCCCATTCCGGAGTAATTGAGCTAAATGGGGGTGCGGCACGTCTAGGCATTATTGGCGATCGCTTGATTATAATGACTTACGGGCAGTTCACTCCAGAAGAGTTAAAAAGTTACTCTCCTACAGTAGTCATTGTGGACGAAAAAAACAGGCTTTTAGAAGTGCGGCACTATGATGATCTGCTCAGTAAGGTCTAA
- a CDS encoding MBL fold metallo-hydrolase, giving the protein MSNFELSDSQSYVPEKSSTLPSSPAGEFIVQFWGVRGLIPTPSSNTSRYGGNTACVEMHVVGKRLIFDGGTGLRILGKTWQEMQQPLEAHLFFTNCQSNRIQGFPFFAPAFIGENCFHIYGTAASNGASIKQCLYDQMLQPHFPYPLQVMQSELQFYNLTPDIEVKLDDVTITTALINQTQRSVGYRVTWQDYSVAYVTDLHQNADQVERERILQFIQGVDLLIANATYTPPTSHNHDSADLLWQAAVNAALNAGVKRLAISHHHPDDHDDFLDQVQVDVKSAFPQGILAREGLILIVAK; this is encoded by the coding sequence ATGTCAAATTTTGAGTTGTCGGATTCCCAGAGCTACGTACCTGAAAAGTCATCTACCCTGCCAAGTAGCCCAGCAGGTGAATTTATCGTGCAATTCTGGGGTGTAAGAGGTTTGATTCCCACTCCAAGTAGCAATACCAGTCGTTATGGTGGTAATACCGCTTGTGTAGAAATGCATGTAGTCGGGAAACGTTTGATTTTTGATGGCGGTACTGGCTTACGCATACTGGGTAAAACTTGGCAAGAAATGCAACAGCCACTAGAAGCCCATTTATTTTTTACCAACTGCCAATCAAATAGAATTCAAGGGTTTCCTTTTTTTGCTCCAGCATTTATAGGGGAAAATTGCTTCCATATTTACGGCACAGCTGCATCAAATGGAGCCTCAATCAAACAATGTCTGTACGATCAGATGCTCCAGCCACACTTTCCTTACCCTTTACAGGTAATGCAGTCGGAATTGCAGTTTTACAATCTCACTCCCGACATTGAGGTGAAGCTGGATGATGTCACTATTACAACTGCATTAATTAATCAAACTCAGAGGTCAGTTGGCTACCGAGTCACTTGGCAAGATTATAGTGTTGCTTACGTCACAGATTTGCACCAGAATGCCGATCAAGTGGAGCGAGAGCGGATTTTACAGTTCATTCAAGGTGTTGACTTGCTGATTGCTAATGCAACTTATACTCCGCCTACATCTCACAACCATGACTCTGCTGATTTGCTTTGGCAAGCTGCGGTGAATGCGGCTCTGAACGCTGGCGTTAAACGGCTAGCCATTTCTCATCATCACCCAGATGATCATGATGATTTTCTTGATCAGGTTCAAGTCGATGTTAAATCTGCCTTTCCTCAAGGAATACTAGCCCGTGAAGGTCTAATTTTAATTGTTGCTAAATGA